From the Methanonatronarchaeum thermophilum genome, the window TGCAGGTGTCTACGCATACGCGGTCTCCCATTCCCACTGGCTTTATTTTGGTTATTGTTGCTTCTATTAGGTTTATTTCTTCTTCTTGTAGTTGTTGTATTTTTTCTGATGCTGTTATTATTTCTTGTATGTTGTTGGTTTCTATCAGTACTCCGTCGGACCCTACTTCTAGTGTTTTTAGGGCTGTCTCTATTTCGTTTGTGTTTTCTACTCCTGTTATTATCTTTACGTCTTTTTCTTGTAGTTCTGCTATTAGGTTTTCGAGTGGTATTATTTTCCAGTCTTCTCCTCGTATTATTATGTAGTCGACTTTGTCTGCTATTTGGCTTGCGAACTCTTCGTGTTTTTTGTCTTTTATTATTATGTATTCGGCTGTTTCTCCTTCGAAGTTTTCTAGTTTTTTTATGTCTTCGGAGGATTTTGGGCTGGTTGGTAGTGTTTTTGATCCGTCTCCTTCTCCTTTTATTCCGGCTATTTTTATGTCGCCTGAATCTCCGGGGGAGGCTGTTTTTATGGTTCCTAGTTCACGTGTTTTTTCCACTTCGTTGTCGTTTATTAGTATTGTGTCGTATCCTTGTTCGAGTGCTGTTGTTATTTTTTCTTTTTTGTTTTTCCATTTTTTTGTGTCTGCTTTTAGCCATAGTTCTTTTTTCATTGGTTATCAGCTCTATCTAGTTAGTTGTTGGTTTTGTTTAGTTTTTTAGTTCTCTGTATGCTTCTTCTGCTTTTTTGTCTTTGTGGACGATTTGGGATATGGCGTTTGTCATTGCGGGTACGTTTTTTGATTGGAATACGTTTCGGCCTATTGCTACGCCGCTTGCTCCTCCTTTTATTGCGCCTTCAACCATTTCAAGAACTTCTTTTTCGTTTTCCATTTTTGGTCCTCCGGCGACTACTATTGGTACTGGGCATCCTTCTACTACTTTGCTGAAGGTTTTGGAGGATCCTGTGTAGTTTGTTTTTATTATGTCGGCTCCTAGTTCTGCTCCTGCTCTTGCTGCGTGTTTTACGTATTTTAAGTCGTATTCGTCTTTTATTTTGTCTCCCCGTGGGTACATCA encodes:
- a CDS encoding 3-dehydroquinate synthase II; protein product: MKKELWLKADTKKWKNKKEKITTALEQGYDTILINDNEVEKTRELGTIKTASPGDSGDIKIAGIKGEGDGSKTLPTSPKSSEDIKKLENFEGETAEYIIIKDKKHEEFASQIADKVDYIIIRGEDWKIIPLENLIAELQEKDVKIITGVENTNEIETALKTLEVGSDGVLIETNNIQEIITASEKIQQLQEEEINLIEATITKIKPVGMGDRVCVDTCSLMTKGEGMLVGSSSNGLFLVHSESIESPYVAARPFRVNAGGVHAYLKTPGNKTKYLSELKAGDEVLIVNKDGKTRKAIVGRSKIEKRPLMLIEAETKNKKIKTVLQNAETIRLVDTEGNPKSISKLKEGDKILVNTEEKARHFGMEVTETITEK